The following is a genomic window from Plasmodium yoelii strain 17X genome assembly, chromosome: 12.
TGGACAtatccaatttttttttttttctttttgtttCAGGTAGTGAGATTAAAAGTGATGAGAAAAGGAGGAAAAGGATATTTCCTGACAATTCGAAGAGATTACGTAACTGTCTCATATTATTTGAAGTATGTAAAGGATATTCCTCTAGAATTTAGAGAAgttatagatatatttaataaccATAAATTTGAGCAATACACACaagaacaaataaataaatatacatatacatgtaATGTACGTAAAATTGAAGATATAgataaatatgatgaaaaaaaccCAACTAAATTTCATGAATATACACGAGGAGAAGCATGTAGATGTCaatcatataattattttaaagatgatgaatttataaaaagaGCGAAATTGAaatgtatttattataatatgctATTTACTGAATCAGCGACAGTATATAGTAGACATTGTCCTTTTGTGGATTTAATGCATTTTGCAGTTTATGATATAGAATATCCACCAATATTTAATACAATTGTTAATATAACAATAGAAGAATATTATTACAATGATGTATCATCTGTTTTAAACAATAAATCTGATTTAGttacaaaagaaaaaaaatatcaattaAATGATACTATAACAGAAATAAGAGatgattattttgatttatgGTTATTTTTAAAAGGTGAAACACATGGAAAAAGAACCCttattaatttatcaaatgattatattgTTATTCCATCATCACCTATTAATAACAAAGATGTTATAGCTAGTGATATAACACGAAATTGTGGACTATCACAAAATTCACCATTATTAAAAGGTTGTAATTATTCAAATGTATGTAATACTATGCATCCATGTTTACGAAAAGCTATGATGTTaccaaaatatatgtttgaTTTAAGTGGTAAAACATGTGGTAAATTAGGTGTATCTTTAAATACTTGGAGGAAATCAGAAGGTAATTTTTGTGGATCGGAAGCTGGATATTGTATATCAAATAAtctcaaaaaatattatgatgcCCATAATTCTGCATCTACAAAAGATGGTGTTTCTCTTTCAAAGtataaagtaaaaaatgtatacaaTTCAGAACCACAAactaaaatatatgaatccTATAAGGTGCCTGATTacttaaaagataaaattaagAGTAATAATCATGCGCAAATAGATGAAACTGATttagataataaaattttttataaaccaAATGTAGCTGCACATAGTCAATTTATtgattataaatataatggaAATCATAGTGTAGAAATAAAATTCGAAACAGATGCTTTAGAAGTATATGAAATAAGACCAATTTCCAATGCAACAATTACTCATGTTACTACACCAAATGATTGTGCATCTACTAATTCTAATTCAAATGAATGTGTCCTTATTATTCATGTATGGAATAATAGTAAATTTGTAGGCTCAAATTTCTCTTGCTCAATCACATgtacaaataaagaaactGGCCAATTGGCTAGTCACATTAACCCTATCGCACCTGTGCGTGCATTTATTGgaccaaataaaaattatgctttttattttataataaaatttctaATCAATAAAGAAATTACAACATTGTGCAAAGCTATTGTAAAAGATTCTAATGGGAAAGAATGCTCTATAGAAGAATTCGAATTACAATCAAAAGAAAGTGTACATATAGTTGAGTCAGAGATAGATGAAGGATTACCGCAAGTAGTAGTAGAACATCATCCACAATCACCTGATATTAAAAATCCTGATGAATATGTATGTAAATGtactattaatttattatgttatgtaattaattttaaaacatgttctaactattatataaatgcaGCTAAAACGCTAATTGGGAAATTTGCTATTATAgctatattaattatattagcACCTGCCTTAATACCTCTTctaccattttttttaaatttcttttttatttttatatctacTATACTTAAGTTATATCAATCtattataaatacaataGGACAAATCAAAATACGAAATAATGATAAGcctattatttataaaaaaaaaattaatgacaTGAAAACCAACTACCTATCTGCTTCTTCCTATTCGTCACTATCTGATTCAAGCAGTATATACTCCACTGATTCAATATCTTCgatgagaaaaaataaaaaaaaattcaataaaGGTAATATGTCAAGCAATATAAAACAGAAAAAGGGGGAAAAAAAGGTTAAACAAAAAGAGCCAACTAGAAATTCAAATCACATTTCCCATGAATATCCAGATACGTCCCCATCAGGcaaaagtaaaatatatCCATTGCGATAAAATTACATGGAATAATATTTGCAAGtttgtaaataaaattttatcattaagggaaagaaatataaaataaagagagaaaaaaattataaaaaatattacataaGAAAAATCGTCCTCTTCatctttttcaatttttaaaatagtttaaTATGCATCACCTTTTGTATTActacttttttttatgtttaaatcgtttcatttttttaatttgtcatattttattttatatcgttttttatatttgtcctattttatcataatttttattgtttataaAGCACACATgctatatacatgcatatatttttttcgatgGATTTTTAACTATTGGATGGAGGGCACACAACATAGATATGCTTTAtctttatgttttttaaaaatttgtttACACATACGAAAAAAAACTTATTCAATAAGATAGTGTTAAAGCTAAAACTATACACTATAAATAATCAACataaatatgtatgcataCAAAATTGCACACCTATATTATATAGGTCCTCTAAAAACCAAATTGTCAATAGCTtcgttttttatatttttttacattttccATGTGCCGTTTTTTTACAcgtttattttaattaattatatgtaaAATTTATTCCTTTAATATGCATGCACATATctctctatatatttatatttagcCATTATGTATAAAAAGATAAATCGTTTTTACATTTTGTAAACCTTTTTTACCAATTatccattaatatataactaAAATATTTCTTATTTACATGCCCGTTATTgagttaaataaaatttatgaagtcgttttttttttttttttttttttttgagttgaaattatatgaaatagCAGATGAGTTCACATTTTAAGTAAAACATAAAAAGTGTAATTTTACGTTTCttttttcgtatttttttttatgttttttcttGTTTGTGATTTAATGTATCTAAGCAGTTTTCATTGTTTTTATAGGAGCTTATCAACATGTATATTGTGGATAATATCATACTATAAAAGGCTATGTACAATTTCCAACatctttttatattatttgtgaGACTCtttattatgttatttttttattctacaatcatttttttgtactacttttttaataaattaaatgaaaatatataatataaatgtgcATAAgtgtatattataaatatatacatatttatatttacatttttaatgcAGAATTATATATTGTGAATATTTTGTATGGATTTTTATACacctctttttttttcattcatCCATTCATTCATACATTATAACGTATTATTATTCTACTCTTCATGTTCTTTTATTTATAGCTGATTTAAAAAGGAAATACTTCCAATAATAGTATATACgttatattacatattttatattgtttaaccgtgtttttatttatgctTTATACAtatgtgaatatatatatataattatttattacaaaCAAATACATGCTTACATGCATATATGCAATATGTAAAgctataaaaaattgaataaatgatatataataaaaaggaatggaaatattatgattagacagataaatataatttctttaattcattatgtattttatgcatttatttttttacttaatatataaaaaaaattctatgTTATTTTAGtaaatgttattaaaaagaattataacaagcataaaataaaaaaaataaaatataataaataattgaaaaaaaaaataataaaaacaattgTTATCAAAATAACGTATAacaaatgtataatatatttataaatgaattaaagaaaataataaaaggaCACAAATAAATGGGGTATATAATGACAAATTATTTTAAGACGatttatgttaaaaaatttgCAGCTTAAGatacatacatattatatgaaagaaatattatttgGATGCCTTGCACATATCtacattatattatatttctatACAGTTTTAATTGTGAAATGCTTGTATTTGAAGTACAATCTTCATAAGATATATCagtatatacacattttgtattatttcatttattcaaatatttattgtttatataattttttattatgttcaCATATTTTTCTACATTTCATTGATTTCAATCAACGATttatttttaccattttcaTGATTGTAATCCGGcttatttcttcattttgaTTTTCATTACTTAttattcttcattttttattatttttacctacctatttttatactatttatttatctttttcCCGTCAAGATTTTCTCTTTACAATAATTCCTTCCCTATTGTACCTCAGGACTGAAAATGACTAAATGTTTTAAAGCATTatgtgtaaaaaataaaattacattatataGTCATTTTTCAATTATTCTCAAAACACAAGAAGAGCTtgcttcattttttaataataggggaaaaaatatatgaagcATTTAATTATGAAGCACTTATTATTTACCgttttaagaaaaataaagacAAATGATAAGAttataaaagataaaaattgtaCACATAAAATAAGAAAAGTGAAGAAGAAagaaatattgttatttaataaaatttcgaaaatgattgataaaaaaaaaaagcgaaataaagaattttattttttctatttcaaAGAAATAAacaccaaaaaaaaatataacaaatgcATAAAAATATCACATTTCTATTCAAAATttaaagctaaaaaaaataaggaaaatCAAAATAACGATGATCACGTAATGGATGATCATTGTAAGGTTAAAGAAGTATTGAATTTGAAATGTTTATATCCAAACAAGCATATGCTGATTAAGGATATAACCAAATcgatacaaaataaattaatgagAGAATGGTGGAATGAcggaaaaacaaaaatattatcctataatataaaagaagATACAATAAAAGATATCtcaattaataatttatttatgatattaaatgatatattatGTCTGTCTTctcataattttataaatccTCAAAAACGAAGACATTTtgctatatatatgatttacGATAATTTTTTCCAAATAATCGATTTATGTAGTAATAGGTCCTTCGGAATGGATATCAGAAACAGATGTTTctcaaaattaaatatgatTATCACTCTCactcaaaataataaaagtagTGAAAACTATTATGATGATAACAAAAATggagtaatatatataacaatgtTACacagaataaataaaataataaaaaattgtaaaatgaatgatatattattttgcatatatttcaGAAAATTAAACGAATATAATtcatacaaaataaaaggaATGAtactaaataataataataaagacaATAATAGAAATGTATTACATCaaagtataaatattttttattattaccctttatataatattattaacgAAACAGTGATTTattctataaatataaacatgcTTAGTTTCtgttattttaataataaaggaagtaataatttatttttaaaaatattaatatataaaaaattatattatatattattagcatattataaaatatggagTAATAGAGAAGTGTTGTTggcttgttttttttataccgtagtaaaatttgtaatgcacatatatttatatataattgtgtgcctttattattttttaatatctttctataaatttattataaatattgtattgtgttttttaaaatacaaaatcaatttattttgtaatgTTGAGGATATTCAAAAGAAGAAAATTTTAATACcgaattttgaaaaaaatgaaatcaGCAATTCATCCTTTTTACACCTctttaaaataacaattatcCCCGAAGATAATTATATagatacaaaaataaaaaattctaagaaaaatattaaaatagatggagaatataaaaatataccatATGTGAATCGAAATTCGTATTTGTTTAATATGTGcttgaaaaatgaaaaaaatgttttatcacgacatttttctttttttccaATAATTTGTTCGATGGAAAACAGTACCTATATCAACAATGACGagaagaaaaacaaaaaatgtattcTTTTActaagtaaaaaaattaataaaataatgaaagtttcccaaaaaataaaaaaaaaaggaatatcaAAATGTAGCTACAAAAATAAGATAAACAAAAATGGAGCTAGCTATAATAGAGAATTAATACtgataaaaaatgagaaaaaccATAAAGTAAATATGAAATGTTGGAAGGAATacgaaaaaaagaaagagcAAACTGAAACTGATGGAACCATATCTGGTTCATATTTTGAATGTGAAGATGAACAtgatgaagaagaagaagatgaagaagaagatgaagaagACGAAGATGATGAGGAAGATGAAAAAGGAGAAGAAGAAGATAAAGACGaggaagaaaaagaagaagagGATGAAGAGGAAGAAGATGGGGAAGAAGAGGAAGAAGAGGATGAAGAGGAAGAAGATGAGGAAGAAGAAGATGAAGATGACGACGAAGAAGATGATGAGGAAGAAGATGAAGATGATGAAGATGATGAAGATGATGAAGATGAGGAAGATGATGAAGATGAAGAAGAAGATGAGGACGAAGGAAAACGTCGTAATCAAtataaaaagggaaaaatatataataaaaaaaaatacaaaaaaaattacaaaaaaaattacaaaaaaaaattcacaaATGCTATAAATGAGGAATCAGAAAGGGAAACGACAAAAGAAGACAACTATTACTTTAAGAAAAAGGAGTTATAtcttaagaaaaaaaataaaaattttaaacataattacatatatttgaataatttatataaagaaaacgcatatataaatattgcaAATATTTCTAATTTTATATCCGTAAGCAAAGACAAACTAACAGCCATGTATTCTGCTTGGGGCAAGCATGCAGATATCGCATGTGTTCAGATAAATAAATGTGCTTTGCGAGATTGtagtatttattattttgaagTCGAAATATTACAGTGTAcgaatttttcaaaaatagtTATTGGAATGACTAGTAAAAATTATACCGTTAATAAAAACCCAGGTTTTGAATATAATTCATTTGGCTATAAAAGTGATGATGGTAAAAAAATCATCGATGGAAAACTTGATAGTTATAGCAGTggatatacaaaaaatgatataatagGTTGTGGcattaattattatgataatagtgccttttttacaaaaaatggaaaatatttaGGAAAAATATGTACTATAAATCCTAAATATGATTATTATGGGACTGTTGGTTTAAGTACATTAGgagataaaattaaatttcatatgaataattttatttttgatatttataatttaatacatgaagaaaatgaaaaagaaagaaaaattataaaatcaatttatatacaaaaagaTATTTATTCAGATATTATTAAAGCACATTTAATAAAATCTGGATatttaaatacatataaatcttttataaattttttagatCAAAACAAAAATGCAGATGATAATAGTAGCTCTGGATGCTCTTCACACACAAAAAATTGTATAGATAATATgctcaaaaataaatataatttaccCCAAAAATCTTTGGATAAAAATGAACCCATTACATCGAATATAAAGGATAATGCCAAAATAATCAAAGACagcgaaaaaaataacaataaggAAAATGAAGAGGTCAAATTGGAAGATACTGGATGCAATGGGAATAATGGCAATGCTGAAGTTTGTCCTTCAACTGACCCTATTAATGAAAATGCCAATACCCCCAAAATGAATACaaatagaaataataatacaaaagaTAATACCCATAATGACAATAGTAACTTGAACAATAAACAGACAGATATTTCACATAacgataataaaaatatccaACATACATGCCAAGATGATGAAGTGCAAAAATctaatatacataatactACAGAAACTGGAAAAAACTGTGAAGATTCAATGAGGATTGTTTCTAACACACATGATGCTTCTACAAATACCGAAATGGTTATATCAAACGAAGATAAAAATAGTtccataaataataaaaattgtgataATAAAAACTTGATGGAGAGTGTTTTAATTAGCTATATAGATAAGTTTGATAGATTGAATAAGGATGATAATGTgaataatgaaatatcaGCGAAATGTGATAATGAAGATGCAGAAGGGAAAGAATGTAAATCTTCTGAAGTCATAATATCTGATAAATCTGAGCTAACCAAAAATGAGAATATCGAACATGAggaaaaacatataaatagtGTAAAATCAGATGAAAAAACAGGGAacaacgaaaaaaatgaaaaaaataataacgaaCTAGCTGATAATATTcctgtaaaaaaaaatgattcaACTGTGGACAAAAAAACGGAAGAGGATCAAAAATATGaagatgatgaaaaaaaaaataaaattgaatcTTTAGAAACAAATGTGGTTAAAAGTTTCAACCCTGATTTACTTAACAATTGCACAAATGCGAATATGGATAGTATTTTATTTCCATCtcgaaaaaataatttaagtaGTTTAATAAATGCAAGAAAAGATTCAAGTTCAATATTATTGAGTAGATTAAGGAATAAAAGAAGTTTAAGCACAAaagataatttaaatatgttaGGAGCAAATCTTACGAGCACTAAAAAAgaagctaaaaaaaatgagactgatattaataaaaaaattcatcttttatttacagataaatttaatattataaataataatgaaaaaaataaaaaaaataaaaaagaaggaAACAAAAGTTCTTCTGATAAAGAAAACATACCAAAACATTTtagaaatttatatttatctgatgataaattaaaaagaaTGCAAGACACATTAGAAATGAGAAATACTATAAGAAATAACATACTAAATGGTAACATTATTAATGtgttaaatattttagaaaataattattcaGAATTATTTACTAACGAAAATGGACATCTTCATATAGCAATGCTGTACACACAACAATTAATAGAAATTTTAAAACCccataaaaattttattaaaaaaatcgcaaaaaaaaatcaaaaaaaaaatcaaaaaaaaacaaaaaaatattataataataatttagaaGAGGATACATTAACTCAATCCAGTTTGGAATCACATGAAACTATAAGTgatgattatttttattatgacACTAAAACGGAATGTGATTCCTCGGTTAGTCTATTTTGTGATAGTTCAAATAacgaagaaaataatttcgacccaatgaaaataaatatatataaaaatgagatTAAAAATGGATGTAGTAGTGTTAGAaaacaaaaaacaaatttgGATAATTATAAGACTAATACAAGTAAAATAATGGAAGGTCAAAATATTGGCACTGACACTAGTACATATAGTAGCagcaaaaaatgtaatagcGATAAATGTTTcaataaaaaagaagaaaataatatttcatgtGATGTTTTTGATCAAACTATGAATTTTACTCCACTTAATGgagatatattaaaagataataatacaacagaacaagataaaaatgttataaattttaataaaagtgAAAACTCTAACAATTCAGATAACGTacttaacaataaaatagatatagaaaaagataaaaatattattgtgAATAAATCCGATTTAAAAGATGATGATAATttgaatacaaaaaaaatggaccaaattatatataaaagtataCAATCGAATTATGATAAAGAATTTTTTGcgaaaaataatttacaagAAGAATATCAACTACATTATAATAAGTTATCAAAAgaatatgaattttttgaaGATGATAAtccatataaaaataaaaaatgctattatGGAAATATTTCTAATAGCGATAAAATAAGAGGCAATGAacagtatataaataatagtaattCAGAAAGTGAAATCAATTCAGATTATGATAGTAATGAttcaaattttaaaaaaaaatattatgaatttaatgatatagattttgatcaaatatataaatatatttataaaaaaaataatgtgtcagaaaatgataaattcaaatttaaaagagatcatttatatttagcATTATTATGGATAAGAGAAAAATTGTCTTTATTTAACAATTCTCAACACCCCGCTATTCGACAATGTATTCAAGATATTACATCTCTAATTGCTTATCATAAACCATATAAACAAAAACTTGTTCGAatgtttttttcaaaaaataggAATCTCCTAACATTTAATTCCGTCAACGAGGGTATTTTAGGTAAGATTTATAAATAATCTTTCATAttcatgttttatttatatttattgtctttttaatatgtttcgtatgtaatatattaaaatataataaatgaaacaagacataaaattttataaatattggtGTTTCATTTGAGCATATTCTACAGACATATGGTGtatgtttgtttttttcactGTTATTCATTCAAGGGAAATccaataatatgtatatatatttatttatatacttgtttatatttttttttcgaagGTTTGTGTCTTAATGTGCCCATATATTCCCCACtggaaattattataaagcatttaattttatgcCGAAATTTATTGAGAGAAAAAAAAGGGAATATCGGTATAAAATATGATTGTAGTTATGTATGTCAGCCTTACAAAAGATACATGATTACAattaaaaatcaaaaaaaaaaaaaaatatattttaaagaaaccacaaataaaaaaaaagaaaaaggaaTATTAAGTGGGAAATTCACTGaagataatatattatcagtttttcaataaatttCATCGAGGATTGTAAGTCCGTGgcttttgtttttatattaccctttatacatatatgtatacactAAGAcaagctaaaaaaaaaattaattaaattcaaatgatttttcaaaaaaaattata
Proteins encoded in this region:
- a CDS encoding SPRY domain-containing protein, putative; the encoded protein is MKHLIMKHLLFTVLRKIKTNDKIIKDKNCTHKIRKVKKKEILLFNKISKMIDKKKKRNKEFYFFYFKEINTKKKYNKCIKISHFYSKFKAKKNKENQNNDDHVMDDHCKVKEVLNLKCLYPNKHMLIKDITKSIQNKLMREWWNDGKTKILSYNIKEDTIKDISINNLFMILNDILCLSSHNFINPQKRRHFAIYMIYDNFFQIIDLCSNRSFGMDIRNRCFSKLNMIITLTQNNKSSENYYDDNKNGVIYITMLHRINKIIKNCKMNDILFCIYFRKLNEYNSYKIKGMILNNNNKDNNRNVLHQSINIFYYYPLYNIINETVIYSININMLSFCYFNNKGSNNLFLKILIYKKLYYILLAYYKIWSNREVLLACFFYTVVKFVMHIYLYIIVCLYYFLISFYKFIINIVLCFLKYKINLFCNVEDIQKKKILIPNFEKNEISNSSFLHLFKITIIPEDNYIDTKIKNSKKNIKIDGEYKNIPYVNRNSYLFNMCLKNEKNVLSRHFSFFPIICSMENSTYINNDEKKNKKCILLLSKKINKIMKVSQKIKKKGISKCSYKNKINKNGASYNRELILIKNEKNHKVNMKCWKEYEKKKEQTETDGTISGSYFECEDEHDEEEEDEEEDEEDEDDEEDEKGEEEDKDEEEKEEEDEEEEDGEEEEEEDEEEEDEEEEDEDDDEEDDEEEDEDDEDDEDDEDEEDDEDEEEDEDEGKRRNQYKKGKIYNKKKYKKNYKKNYKKKFTNAINEESERETTKEDNYYFKKKELYLKKKNKNFKHNYIYLNNLYKENAYINIANISNFISVSKDKLTAMYSAWGKHADIACVQINKCALRDCSIYYFEVEILQCTNFSKIVIGMTSKNYTVNKNPGFEYNSFGYKSDDGKKIIDGKLDSYSSGYTKNDIIGCGINYYDNSAFFTKNGKYLGKICTINPKYDYYGTVGLSTLGDKIKFHMNNFIFDIYNLIHEENEKERKIIKSIYIQKDIYSDIIKAHLIKSGYLNTYKSFINFLDQNKNADDNSSSGCSSHTKNCIDNMLKNKYNLPQKSLDKNEPITSNIKDNAKIIKDSEKNNNKENEEVKLEDTGCNGNNGNAEVCPSTDPINENANTPKMNTNRNNNTKDNTHNDNSNLNNKQTDISHNDNKNIQHTCQDDEVQKSNIHNTTETGKNCEDSMRIVSNTHDASTNTEMVISNEDKNSSINNKNCDNKNLMESVLISYIDKFDRLNKDDNVNNEISAKCDNEDAEGKECKSSEVIISDKSELTKNENIEHEEKHINSVKSDEKTGNNEKNEKNNNELADNIPVKKNDSTVDKKTEEDQKYEDDEKKNKIESLETNVVKSFNPDLLNNCTNANMDSILFPSRKNNLSSLINARKDSSSILLSRLRNKRSLSTKDNLNMLGANLTSTKKEAKKNETDINKKIHLLFTDKFNIINNNEKNKKNKKEGNKSSSDKENIPKHFRNLYLSDDKLKRMQDTLEMRNTIRNNILNGNIINVLNILENNYSELFTNENGHLHIAMLYTQQLIEILKPHKNFIKKIAKKNQKKNQKKTKKYYNNNLEEDTLTQSSLESHETISDDYFYYDTKTECDSSVSLFCDSSNNEENNFDPMKINIYKNEIKNGCSSVRKQKTNLDNYKTNTSKIMEGQNIGTDTSTYSSSKKCNSDKCFNKKEENNISCDVFDQTMNFTPLNGDILKDNNTTEQDKNVINFNKSENSNNSDNVLNNKIDIEKDKNIIVNKSDLKDDDNLNTKKMDQIIYKSIQSNYDKEFFAKNNLQEEYQLHYNKLSKEYEFFEDDNPYKNKKCYYGNISNSDKIRGNEQYINNSNSESEINSDYDSNDSNFKKKYYEFNDIDFDQIYKYIYKKNNVSENDKFKFKRDHLYLALLWIREKLSLFNNSQHPAIRQCIQDITSLIAYHKPYKQKLVRMFFSKNRNLLTFNSVNEGILGLCLNVPIYSPLEIIIKHLILCRNLLREKKGNIGIKYDCSYVCQPYKRYMITIKNQKKKKIYFKETTNKKKEKGILSGKFTEDNILSVFQ
- a CDS encoding male gamete fusion factor HAP2, putative; the protein is MKNKLINLRSKHIYKLIIFFFFCIILKYYKWCDSKNKVFFIQLVYSFAKKSVCTSSSDDSTCHTVTFGELDVSNNSVVRLKVMRKGGKGYFLTIRRDYVTVSYYLKYVKDIPLEFREVIDIFNNHKFEQYTQEQINKYTYTCNVRKIEDIDKYDEKNPTKFHEYTRGEACRCQSYNYFKDDEFIKRAKLKCIYYNMLFTESATVYSRHCPFVDLMHFAVYDIEYPPIFNTIVNITIEEYYYNDVSSVLNNKSDLVTKEKKYQLNDTITEIRDDYFDLWLFLKGETHGKRTLINLSNDYIVIPSSPINNKDVIASDITRNCGLSQNSPLLKGCNYSNVCNTMHPCLRKAMMLPKYMFDLSGKTCGKLGVSLNTWRKSEGNFCGSEAGYCISNNLKKYYDAHNSASTKDGVSLSKYKVKNVYNSEPQTKIYESYKVPDYLKDKIKSNNHAQIDETDLDNKIFYKPNVAAHSQFIDYKYNGNHSVEIKFETDALEVYEIRPISNATITHVTTPNDCASTNSNSNECVLIIHVWNNSKFVGSNFSCSITCTNKETGQLASHINPIAPVRAFIGPNKNYAFYFIIKFLINKEITTLCKAIVKDSNGKECSIEEFELQSKESVHIVESEIDEGLPQVVVEHHPQSPDIKNPDEYVCKCTINLLCYVINFKTCSNYYINAAKTLIGKFAIIAILIILAPALIPLLPFFLNFFFIFISTILKLYQSIINTIGQIKIRNNDKPIIYKKKINDMKTNYLSASSYSSLSDSSSIYSTDSISSMRKNKKKFNKGNMSSNIKQKKGEKKVKQKEPTRNSNHISHEYPDTSPSGKSKIYPLR